GTTGAAAACactcttcatcatcatttggATGGGACATAGCTTCAAAAACATTGAAGTCAACTTCTTCATTTTGCACTCTCACCTTGAGTTTCCCATTATCAACATCAATTAACACTCTTGCGATTTTCATGAAGGGTCTCCCAAGGATGAGAGGAACGTCAATATCCTCCTCCATTTCCATTATGACAAAATCCACCGGGAAGAGAAATTTGTCAACCTTGACTAACACGTCTTTCACCACTCCATGAGGGTATTTAATGGACCTGTAAGCTAGTTGGAGAGTCATACAACTAGGCTTCAATTCCAACTCTCCAATCTTCTTGAACATAGAGAGAGGCATTAAGTTGATGCTTGCTCCCAAATCTATCAAAGCCTTCCCAATAGCTAACGTCCCAATGGTGCATGGGATAGTAAAACTACCAGGGTCTTTAAACTTCGGTGGAAGAAGCTTTTGAATGATGGCACTACAATTGCCTTAAACTTCAATGGTTTCTGCTTCAATATACTTCCTCTTTTTGGTGAGTAGCTACTTCATAAACTTTGCATAGGCTGACATTTGTTGGAATGCTTTTGAGAAGGGTATTTTAATCTCCAATtgcttgaagatctccataaaccGCCCATATtgcttctccttctcctttctAGAGTAGATTTTTGGGTAAGGGAGTGGTTTCTCaaattccttcttctttccctcaacttcctctctcttttcctcttctcctACACCCTCATTTTTCTCActttcgtcctctccttttctctcctctttctctttgtttttcactcca
This DNA window, taken from Vigna radiata var. radiata cultivar VC1973A chromosome 5, Vradiata_ver6, whole genome shotgun sequence, encodes the following:
- the LOC106760253 gene encoding uncharacterized protein LOC106760253 yields the protein MGQLAKKLEEKFDKGFGANTEANPKEECKVITTRSGKVLVEKEREDREKKAEEVERDAIIQKLLPPKFKDPGSFTIPCTIGTLAIGKALIDLGASINLMPLSMFKKIGELELKPSCMTLQLAYRSIKYPHGVVKDVLVKVDKFLFPVDFVIMEMEEDIDVPLILGRPFMKIARVLIDVDNGKLKVRVQNEEVDFNVFEAMSHPNDDEECFQLDALDEEIPPHEVKIEDLDAKEKVKEGEIELKMLSSHLKYVFLEEGGNKLVIINNSLSSTKEEKLIEVLKAK